One genomic region from Sphingobacterium multivorum encodes:
- a CDS encoding RagB/SusD family nutrient uptake outer membrane protein, translating to MKINKLYIAILLSGGIALQGCKDNNFLDVPSKEYVEAEDSEEIYTPEQFVNGVYGMFTDWDYSFSYIGITDMLSDNADKGSSATDAGGDKLSLDELTYTSTTGSFLSMWTRWYKSIGRATQAIAYTEKFGLTDEAYKNRLIAEARFLRALNYFYLVRGWGDVPIQERDLIKREPAAEVYAYIEADLQFAINNLPLKSAYAAKDLGRATKGAAQGLLSKVYLYQSKWQQAADMAKTVITSGGYSLEPDYATIWRLAGENGPESLFEFQARGTSIAHGIQQYSQVQAPRGGAVNLGWGFNIPSQNLLDAFNAEKDNIRRDATIIFRGETLYDGRLIDNGVENPMYNEKAYSSANGGAADGDKNVRYLRLGEIYLILAEAANEVGNSSEALNALNAVRTRVKLANVTTTDQAQLRQLIWKERRLELAFEHDRWFDLVRTKQAKTAMAANGKNFQDKMMLFPIPENQRIQTPEMPQNTGW from the coding sequence ATGAAAATTAACAAACTTTATATAGCAATTCTTCTAAGTGGGGGCATTGCATTGCAAGGCTGTAAAGACAACAACTTCTTAGATGTACCTTCTAAAGAATATGTTGAAGCCGAAGATAGTGAAGAAATCTACACACCCGAGCAATTTGTCAATGGTGTATATGGAATGTTTACTGACTGGGATTATTCTTTCTCTTACATTGGTATCACGGACATGCTTTCCGATAATGCGGATAAAGGTAGTTCAGCTACAGATGCCGGCGGTGACAAACTAAGTTTAGACGAGTTGACTTACACTTCAACAACGGGTTCCTTTCTTTCCATGTGGACACGTTGGTATAAATCCATAGGACGGGCTACACAAGCTATTGCATACACAGAAAAATTTGGACTGACAGACGAAGCTTATAAAAACAGATTGATTGCCGAAGCTCGTTTTCTGCGTGCATTGAACTATTTCTATCTTGTCCGCGGATGGGGCGACGTTCCTATCCAAGAACGTGATTTAATAAAAAGAGAGCCCGCAGCTGAAGTTTACGCCTATATTGAAGCGGATTTACAATTTGCGATCAACAATCTTCCACTCAAATCTGCCTATGCTGCAAAAGATTTAGGTAGAGCGACCAAAGGTGCCGCACAAGGGTTATTGTCGAAAGTCTATTTGTATCAAAGCAAATGGCAACAAGCTGCCGACATGGCTAAAACTGTCATCACATCCGGAGGATACAGTCTCGAACCGGATTACGCAACAATTTGGCGCTTAGCTGGGGAAAATGGTCCCGAATCATTATTTGAATTTCAAGCAAGGGGTACCTCTATCGCACACGGTATCCAACAATATAGTCAAGTACAGGCACCCCGTGGTGGAGCGGTCAACTTAGGTTGGGGTTTTAATATCCCAAGCCAAAACTTATTGGATGCCTTCAATGCCGAAAAAGACAATATCCGTCGCGATGCAACAATTATTTTCAGGGGCGAAACCCTGTACGATGGCCGTCTGATTGACAATGGTGTAGAAAACCCAATGTATAATGAAAAAGCATATTCCTCAGCAAATGGAGGTGCCGCTGACGGTGATAAAAACGTACGTTACCTCCGTCTGGGTGAAATTTATCTTATCCTAGCCGAAGCAGCAAATGAAGTTGGCAATAGCAGCGAAGCACTAAATGCATTGAATGCGGTACGGACACGCGTAAAATTAGCCAACGTAACAACAACCGACCAAGCGCAGCTCCGTCAATTGATATGGAAAGAAAGACGTCTTGAATTGGCATTTGAACACGACCGTTGGTTTGATTTGGTGCGTACAAAACAGGCAAAAACAGCTATGGCAGCCAATGGAAAAAATTTCCAGGATAAAATGATGCTCTTCCCGATTCCAGAGAATCAACGTATCCAGACACCGGAAATGCCTCAAAATACCGGTTGGTAA
- a CDS encoding SusC/RagA family TonB-linked outer membrane protein, with protein MRNLSALFLTSMVVSVAYGQTSVQGVVKDGTSMISMPGVTISIKGKAVSTKTDATGKFQINASPTDSLVFNFLGYRTQTVYIGNQTQLNVFLENQNQALEEVVVIGYGTQKKADLTGSISSLKSSDITKQPAMSAMQSIQGKAAGINIIANEAPGSSPNVIIRGLGTALSGRNPLYIVDGIAQTDINNINPSDIESMDVLKDASSASIYGLRAANGVIIVTTKKGKTGTTNINYESFAGIKNVLNRVKMANADQFRIFANEYLTSTNGSYRLAENQKYNTDWYDELLRTGSVFNNAVNISGGTEKVDYFVSANNYTENGILDGSKFVRNTIRNNNVYKFLNNRLRFSQNLNLTLTNATPKPYSAFTTAYRQSPLAPVMFDNGRYGLGRVNTTTGVAGIEAAPGQAIGNLNSIGNPVYEVLRQNERTNTLRLQGSFEGEFKITDYLKINSRIGGNKFYSKQRIFNNVKDQWLNANTLLNESDFIKLKENNPKALDYVDNSLKYENLEQFRWSIENFLTFNKNFDKHHIEAVVGMSREKYDINSMSSQTGYNVPEQEQYWNINLAKGTTNYGIVALQTSYTPRALASYFGRLQYNYDSKYYLTATLRRDGSSVFRNTGKYWGTFPSVGLGWTVTNESFMKDASWINLLKVRGNWGKLGNQDIPLNVSTILTSPESSNYNYVFGPEQNMVYGSAYGTPAVNLTWEVTRETGAGVDFAFLNNQLSGSIDYYHKLNTNTILDVTPTYTSPSEKNFYAHGAKVLNQGVEVALNWNKSISPEFSYTFGVNYSYNKNKVTEVVPAYDRATGGSLNNGEITKQLRVGQPIYGWWMFEANGVFQDAADVKNYPSFGAAKPGYLKYKDQNEDGVIDSRDKVFFGSFLPTSTYGINVGVNYKAIDFNVSGYGVAGNKVYNGLNSVRSNAGENIALSTFENRWTGAGSTNEHPGAERAYWASSYFLESGAYFRINNITVGYTFNNLYSSRSKLRLYVTAQNPFMFTNYSGFSPELAGDGSPNLTSGIELSAYPTTRNFLFGLNMQF; from the coding sequence ATGAGGAATCTATCCGCATTATTTTTGACATCCATGGTCGTATCGGTTGCCTATGGACAAACTTCGGTACAAGGAGTGGTCAAAGATGGCACAAGCATGATATCCATGCCTGGCGTCACCATTAGTATCAAAGGGAAAGCAGTATCTACAAAAACCGACGCAACGGGGAAATTTCAAATCAATGCCTCTCCTACCGACTCACTGGTCTTTAACTTTCTGGGTTATCGCACACAAACGGTATACATTGGTAATCAAACGCAACTCAATGTATTCTTAGAAAATCAAAATCAAGCATTGGAAGAGGTTGTGGTTATCGGTTATGGTACACAAAAGAAAGCAGATCTGACAGGATCGATCAGCTCCTTGAAATCATCCGATATCACGAAGCAACCTGCCATGTCGGCGATGCAATCCATCCAAGGTAAAGCTGCAGGTATCAATATTATTGCAAATGAAGCACCGGGTTCCTCTCCCAATGTCATTATCAGGGGCTTAGGAACTGCATTATCCGGACGGAATCCACTCTATATTGTCGACGGAATTGCACAAACAGATATTAATAATATCAACCCATCCGATATTGAATCTATGGATGTTTTAAAAGATGCATCCTCCGCATCTATTTACGGTCTTCGGGCGGCTAATGGCGTCATTATCGTGACGACGAAGAAAGGTAAAACCGGAACAACAAACATCAATTATGAAAGCTTTGCGGGTATAAAAAACGTACTGAACCGCGTGAAAATGGCCAACGCTGATCAGTTTAGAATATTTGCAAATGAATACCTCACCTCGACCAATGGATCTTACCGCTTAGCAGAGAATCAAAAATATAATACAGATTGGTATGACGAATTATTACGTACAGGTTCTGTATTTAATAATGCTGTTAATATTTCTGGTGGAACTGAGAAAGTTGATTACTTCGTATCAGCAAACAATTATACCGAAAATGGTATTCTTGATGGCTCCAAATTTGTAAGAAATACCATACGCAATAACAACGTATATAAATTTTTAAACAATCGCCTAAGGTTCAGCCAAAATTTAAATCTTACATTAACAAATGCAACACCTAAGCCTTATAGTGCTTTCACCACGGCTTACCGTCAGTCGCCACTTGCGCCCGTTATGTTTGATAATGGCCGTTACGGTTTAGGTCGTGTAAATACAACAACAGGTGTCGCTGGCATTGAGGCAGCACCAGGCCAAGCCATCGGAAATCTAAATTCTATTGGAAATCCAGTGTATGAGGTTTTACGCCAAAATGAAAGAACAAATACGCTACGCTTACAAGGAAGTTTTGAGGGAGAATTTAAGATTACAGATTATCTGAAAATCAATTCGCGTATTGGCGGGAATAAATTTTATTCGAAACAACGGATTTTTAATAATGTAAAAGATCAATGGTTAAATGCTAATACTTTATTGAATGAATCTGATTTCATCAAATTAAAGGAAAACAATCCAAAAGCGCTTGATTATGTAGACAACAGCTTGAAATATGAAAATCTGGAACAATTCCGCTGGTCTATCGAGAATTTCTTAACATTTAACAAGAATTTCGACAAGCATCATATTGAGGCGGTTGTGGGGATGTCGCGTGAGAAATACGACATAAACAGCATGAGTAGCCAAACGGGTTATAATGTACCTGAACAAGAGCAATACTGGAATATTAATCTTGCAAAAGGAACAACCAATTATGGTATTGTTGCGCTACAAACCTCTTATACTCCGAGGGCCTTAGCTTCCTATTTTGGACGTTTGCAGTACAATTACGATAGCAAATATTATTTAACGGCAACATTGCGTAGAGATGGATCAAGTGTTTTCCGTAATACAGGAAAATACTGGGGCACATTCCCATCGGTGGGATTAGGTTGGACGGTAACCAACGAAAGCTTTATGAAAGATGCCAGCTGGATTAATTTATTGAAAGTGCGCGGAAACTGGGGTAAATTAGGTAACCAAGATATCCCATTAAATGTTTCCACAATTTTAACAAGTCCAGAAAGTTCAAATTATAACTATGTTTTTGGTCCTGAACAGAATATGGTTTACGGAAGTGCATATGGTACTCCAGCCGTAAATCTAACCTGGGAAGTAACCAGAGAAACAGGCGCTGGCGTAGACTTTGCGTTTCTAAACAATCAGCTTTCAGGATCCATTGACTACTATCATAAGCTGAATACCAATACTATTCTTGATGTCACACCGACTTACACCTCTCCATCCGAGAAAAACTTCTATGCTCATGGTGCTAAAGTATTAAACCAAGGTGTGGAAGTGGCCTTAAATTGGAACAAAAGCATAAGTCCGGAGTTCAGTTATACATTCGGTGTTAATTATTCATACAATAAAAATAAAGTAACGGAAGTGGTTCCGGCTTATGACCGTGCTACAGGAGGAAGTTTAAATAATGGGGAGATTACCAAACAGCTTCGCGTTGGACAACCGATCTATGGCTGGTGGATGTTTGAGGCAAATGGTGTCTTTCAAGATGCGGCAGATGTAAAAAATTACCCATCGTTTGGCGCTGCAAAACCTGGCTATCTGAAGTACAAGGATCAAAATGAAGATGGTGTCATCGATTCCCGCGACAAGGTTTTCTTTGGATCATTTTTACCGACTTCAACATATGGTATCAATGTTGGTGTTAATTATAAAGCTATTGATTTTAATGTTTCCGGATATGGTGTCGCAGGCAATAAGGTTTACAATGGTTTAAATAGCGTTCGTTCAAATGCAGGTGAGAACATCGCGTTATCAACTTTTGAAAATCGCTGGACTGGCGCAGGTTCAACCAATGAGCATCCTGGCGCAGAAAGAGCATATTGGGCTTCGAGTTATTTCCTTGAATCGGGCGCTTATTTCCGTATCAATAATATCACCGTAGGATATACTTTCAACAACTTATATAGCTCGAGATCTAAACTAAGATTATATGTTACTGCTCAGAATCCATTTATGTTTACGAATTATAGTGGTTTCTCTCCTGAACTTGCAGGCGACGGTAGTCCAAATTTAACTTCTGGTATTGAGCTTTCAGCTTATCCAACGACACGTAATTTCTTATTTGGACTTAACATGCAATTTTAA
- a CDS encoding helix-turn-helix and ligand-binding sensor domain-containing protein, whose protein sequence is MLFFLLPEGYCQTIIPTGTPFVKQYKKDQYKAGNQNWSLAVDKDGRIYSANTEGLLQFDGQYWRIFPLPNHSTVRSVAIGKDGKIYTGGRGEFGYWTSKPFGNLTYQSLSKLVQDKTYFPNEEIWKIIVEDQRVFFHTFSKSYIWENNRIRQLTAKGEPFLFPHQLNNKLFFEQLPSGLHEFKQDKLIPVKGKDVLKDKNVLAILPFDATTSLIATSRNGLYLMKADGTILPWAAPANQLLSQSQINNGLYLYDGQYAFGTIQNGVIIINKNGQVIQHINKNNGLQNNTVLSIVKDNQKNIWVGLDNGIDRIEINSPLSFYTDFVGKIGTVYTSIIYQGKIYLGTNKGLFSSEWKGLTNYNSLNFSQIPNSNGQVWTLAQFGDELICGHNDGTFKLVNGKLEKISQITGGWVFKPIFGTKNILQGNYTGLSKFTFDGIHLAFVQQFTGVKEPVRFLAQKDNHAFWIGDWGQIQLLGLDANFQQAKILFSSKQDSIASKRQFTGIYTLENNLVFATDSGFLQFDNIVKKFSYADELNTALGSYKNSNKVIPINTNSYWFIQKTKIAKVDFDSKGELHIDSNLLSPLQDRMMNNYENILPIENQYYLIGLDDGFAIYRHADKSQKYTLPLPQIAQLVNLTTGQAIIPDSAFKLSSSDNNLRISFSSSYYSTSPLQYQYYLEGYSDNWSEWSETAYQDFTNLPYGEFQIKIRAKDNMGSVSEVQTFSFTIRYPWFLSWWAKLFYTLVLITLIYLAYRFNLQRERKRQFQIRRKWLEEKKIALERETEQKEKDWIKLKNQQLEDQLQLKNKELANAALNIVYKNEMLNNLHAELKQLKDADGNKLSSDELKKINKLIDDAHNDDRDWHIFERSFNESHENFFKKLKQEFPDLVPNDLKLCAYLRLNMSSKEIASLLNISTRGVEIRRYRLRKKLGIPTDKNLSEFLMER, encoded by the coding sequence ATGTTATTTTTTTTACTGCCCGAGGGTTACTGTCAAACAATCATACCCACAGGTACGCCTTTTGTCAAACAATACAAAAAAGACCAATACAAGGCTGGAAATCAAAACTGGTCTTTGGCAGTCGACAAAGATGGTCGTATTTATAGTGCCAATACCGAAGGCCTATTGCAGTTCGACGGACAATATTGGCGCATCTTTCCGCTTCCTAATCATTCCACGGTAAGAAGTGTCGCAATCGGTAAAGATGGCAAGATTTACACCGGTGGAAGAGGTGAATTTGGCTATTGGACTTCCAAACCCTTTGGAAACTTGACTTATCAAAGTCTCTCTAAGCTGGTACAGGACAAAACCTACTTTCCAAACGAAGAAATCTGGAAAATCATTGTAGAAGACCAACGGGTATTTTTTCATACATTTTCGAAATCCTATATCTGGGAAAACAATCGTATACGGCAATTAACGGCTAAAGGTGAGCCTTTTTTATTTCCACATCAGCTCAACAATAAATTATTTTTTGAACAGCTGCCAAGTGGCCTGCATGAATTTAAACAGGATAAATTAATTCCTGTAAAAGGAAAAGATGTCTTGAAAGACAAAAATGTACTTGCCATCTTACCTTTCGACGCAACGACATCACTTATTGCCACCTCGCGAAACGGCCTCTACCTGATGAAAGCCGATGGAACAATCCTACCCTGGGCTGCTCCGGCAAATCAGCTCTTAAGCCAGTCACAAATAAACAATGGCTTATACCTCTACGATGGACAATATGCTTTTGGCACCATCCAAAACGGTGTTATTATCATCAATAAAAATGGGCAGGTCATTCAACATATCAATAAAAACAATGGTCTCCAAAACAATACTGTACTCAGTATTGTCAAGGACAATCAGAAGAATATCTGGGTGGGACTGGATAATGGTATTGACCGTATTGAAATCAATTCCCCATTATCATTCTACACTGATTTTGTCGGAAAAATAGGTACCGTTTATACATCGATAATCTATCAGGGAAAAATCTATCTTGGTACTAATAAAGGCTTATTTTCAAGTGAATGGAAGGGATTGACCAATTACAATTCATTAAATTTCTCTCAGATTCCAAATTCGAATGGTCAGGTTTGGACATTAGCACAATTTGGTGATGAATTAATCTGTGGGCATAATGACGGAACCTTCAAATTAGTTAACGGGAAGCTTGAAAAGATCTCGCAGATTACCGGAGGATGGGTTTTCAAACCTATTTTTGGAACAAAAAATATTCTTCAGGGGAACTATACAGGCTTATCGAAATTCACGTTCGATGGTATACACCTAGCGTTCGTTCAGCAGTTCACAGGCGTTAAAGAACCGGTTCGATTCTTGGCGCAAAAAGATAACCATGCCTTTTGGATTGGCGATTGGGGACAGATACAACTACTCGGACTTGATGCGAATTTCCAGCAGGCAAAGATTTTATTTTCCTCCAAACAGGATAGTATCGCTTCAAAGAGGCAATTTACGGGGATTTATACCTTAGAAAATAATCTTGTATTTGCTACAGACAGCGGATTTCTCCAATTTGACAATATTGTGAAAAAATTCAGCTATGCCGATGAATTAAACACAGCGTTAGGCAGCTATAAAAATTCAAATAAGGTCATACCGATCAATACAAACAGCTACTGGTTTATTCAGAAGACTAAAATTGCTAAAGTAGATTTTGACAGTAAGGGCGAATTGCATATTGACTCCAATCTGCTCAGTCCCTTACAGGATCGAATGATGAATAACTATGAAAACATTCTCCCGATTGAAAACCAATACTATCTCATTGGTTTAGATGATGGATTTGCGATCTATCGTCATGCCGATAAATCACAAAAATATACGTTGCCACTTCCGCAAATAGCACAACTTGTCAACTTGACAACAGGCCAGGCTATTATCCCAGATTCAGCGTTTAAACTATCATCATCGGACAATAATCTTAGAATTAGCTTTTCAAGTTCATATTATTCGACTTCGCCACTTCAATACCAATATTATCTCGAAGGTTACTCAGACAATTGGTCCGAATGGAGTGAAACTGCCTATCAAGATTTCACAAATCTACCTTATGGAGAGTTTCAAATTAAAATCAGGGCGAAGGACAACATGGGGTCAGTTTCGGAAGTCCAGACATTTTCGTTTACCATTCGGTATCCATGGTTTCTTTCTTGGTGGGCGAAGTTATTTTATACACTCGTCCTGATAACGCTCATCTATTTAGCTTACAGGTTTAATCTTCAACGGGAGCGCAAGCGTCAGTTTCAAATACGGCGAAAATGGCTAGAAGAGAAAAAGATTGCCTTGGAACGCGAAACAGAGCAAAAAGAAAAGGACTGGATTAAACTTAAAAACCAGCAATTAGAAGATCAGCTTCAATTAAAAAATAAAGAACTTGCCAATGCGGCACTCAATATCGTTTACAAAAATGAGATGTTGAACAATTTACACGCCGAGCTCAAACAGCTTAAAGATGCTGATGGCAACAAGCTGAGTTCGGATGAATTGAAAAAGATAAACAAGCTTATCGATGATGCCCATAACGACGATCGTGACTGGCATATTTTTGAAAGAAGCTTTAACGAATCACATGAGAATTTTTTCAAGAAATTGAAACAAGAGTTTCCTGATCTCGTCCCCAACGATCTGAAACTATGTGCCTATTTAAGGCTCAATATGTCGAGTAAGGAAATTGCCTCGTTACTCAACATTAGTACACGCGGTGTCGAGATTAGACGCTATCGATTACGCAAAAAGTTGGGCATTCCAACAGACAAAAACCTTTCTGAATTCCTGATGGAACGTTAA
- a CDS encoding SusC/RagA family TonB-linked outer membrane protein: MITPMTKTVGKGLLLFSLMSMSAPAVLAQSQIKISGKVSSSTGEPLAGVTVQIKGVKNGTVTDGAGNYQILARDIDVLVFSLVGKEKTEVQVDKKDHINLVLQESSSLIDEVVVVGYGTQKKSNLTGAVAAVDGKVLNKRIATNPTQLLQGRMPGLRVTQGSGEAGNENVNLQVRGLGSYGASSAPLVIVDGIPGSLENLNPQAIENITVLKDAASAAIYGARAANGVILVTTKQGKAGKTQLSYDYNVGITKASALPDLVYNSVDYMTLYNQANKNSGVTNPNASFSQEMIDAYKNATDKRLYPDFNWLDAVFRTVPVQTHNLSLSGGAGGTNYNVILGYVNQPDIMIGTSFKKYNLQLNLGSKINDRISFGSSITLNYGDRKYPRNGSEDQFLSTISQSPLYGPVLPDGSGRYSSRAYPFQSPNKNPVAVAENAFTRLNNYFMQGNIFLNVKILDGLDWKTSGGLTYGFTKNYTNKPVINQYMWFAKPDDLPARQLDVGGQGLEVTDDNNVYPVGYTQLTYDKSFGNHNLKVLAGTQAEYNKTQKLFGSRLQFPNNDLLELDGGGAGQQSNNGVTNEWSLRSYYGRLNYDYKGKYLLEGNARYDASSRFPENRKWAFFPSLSGGWKVSDENFFGPKLKEVVNELKLRASIGTLGNQNIGNYPYQIVYNSSFAYPFDETLQQGARQVAMANDRIKWESTKVLDFGVDIGLWNNKLTASFDWYNKVTSDILSASTAFPSYIGLTAPTVNYGELRNRGIELGLQYRDKIGAVSLTLNGNIQANRNKVMKYGAERISGNTIIREGLPYGSFYLLENTGIFRSKEEVAASPVQQIPAQPGYLKFADVNGDKVVDNNDRIVVPGAYPDFDYSFNATAVWKNFDFTAFFFGSQGQKIFVSEWGIVPFRQGGTFTRDWMNAWTPENPNASLPIVGAENTPAANNVRTASTFFLKDGSFLRLKNIQVGYAIPQSTLSKAGISGLRIYFAADNLLTFSKFPGLDPERGVSSSGGATSGRYVTHPQNKVFAFGASITF; this comes from the coding sequence ATGATAACACCGATGACCAAAACGGTAGGTAAGGGGTTGCTTTTATTTTCGTTGATGAGCATGTCAGCACCGGCGGTGCTTGCCCAGTCGCAAATAAAGATATCCGGAAAAGTAAGCTCCTCAACAGGCGAGCCTCTTGCGGGGGTTACCGTACAAATAAAGGGGGTGAAAAACGGCACTGTAACCGATGGGGCCGGCAATTATCAGATTCTTGCGCGAGACATTGATGTCCTGGTATTTTCGCTGGTAGGCAAAGAGAAAACCGAAGTCCAGGTCGATAAGAAAGATCACATTAATCTTGTACTGCAGGAGTCCAGTAGCCTGATTGACGAAGTGGTTGTAGTAGGCTATGGTACCCAGAAAAAAAGTAATCTAACGGGTGCTGTTGCTGCTGTCGATGGAAAGGTGCTTAACAAACGTATCGCTACAAATCCAACGCAGTTACTGCAAGGTCGCATGCCCGGACTTCGTGTTACCCAAGGATCGGGAGAAGCGGGGAATGAAAATGTGAATCTCCAGGTAAGGGGATTGGGTTCCTACGGTGCCTCTTCTGCTCCACTGGTTATCGTAGATGGTATCCCTGGTAGTTTGGAAAATTTGAATCCCCAAGCAATCGAGAATATCACCGTATTGAAAGATGCCGCTTCAGCTGCTATCTATGGGGCAAGAGCAGCAAATGGAGTCATTCTTGTGACGACAAAACAGGGTAAAGCTGGAAAAACACAACTGAGCTACGATTATAATGTCGGAATTACCAAGGCCTCAGCTCTTCCAGACCTCGTATATAATTCCGTTGATTATATGACCTTGTATAATCAGGCAAATAAAAACTCGGGTGTCACAAATCCAAATGCTTCCTTTAGCCAGGAGATGATTGATGCCTACAAAAATGCAACAGATAAAAGATTATATCCCGATTTTAACTGGTTAGATGCTGTCTTTAGAACTGTCCCGGTGCAAACGCACAATTTAAGCTTAAGCGGTGGTGCCGGAGGAACAAATTACAACGTTATATTGGGTTACGTCAATCAGCCTGATATTATGATCGGGACTTCTTTTAAAAAGTATAATCTACAGCTTAATCTAGGCTCTAAAATAAATGATCGGATAAGTTTTGGTTCAAGTATTACCTTGAATTATGGGGATCGGAAATATCCTAGAAATGGTAGTGAAGATCAGTTTTTGTCTACCATTAGTCAATCACCACTTTATGGACCTGTATTACCAGATGGTAGTGGTCGTTATTCGTCTAGGGCATATCCTTTTCAATCCCCAAATAAAAACCCTGTTGCAGTTGCTGAAAATGCATTTACAAGACTGAACAATTATTTTATGCAAGGCAATATTTTTTTAAATGTGAAAATATTGGATGGACTGGATTGGAAGACGAGCGGTGGGTTGACGTATGGTTTTACAAAAAACTATACCAACAAACCTGTGATTAATCAATACATGTGGTTCGCCAAACCAGATGACCTACCTGCCAGACAACTTGATGTAGGTGGTCAGGGGCTAGAAGTAACAGACGACAACAATGTATATCCAGTAGGGTATACGCAATTGACTTACGATAAGTCTTTTGGAAATCATAACTTGAAAGTACTGGCAGGAACCCAGGCAGAATATAATAAAACACAAAAATTGTTCGGAAGTAGGTTGCAATTTCCCAACAATGACCTGCTTGAGCTCGATGGTGGCGGAGCTGGACAACAATCAAATAACGGTGTCACCAATGAGTGGTCATTGAGGTCTTATTATGGTCGGTTAAACTATGACTACAAAGGCAAGTATCTACTCGAAGGGAATGCGCGTTATGACGCCTCTTCACGTTTTCCTGAAAATAGAAAATGGGCGTTTTTCCCTTCATTATCTGGAGGCTGGAAAGTCTCGGATGAAAACTTTTTTGGTCCAAAATTGAAAGAAGTTGTTAATGAACTAAAGTTAAGAGCCTCCATTGGAACATTGGGTAATCAAAATATTGGTAACTATCCGTATCAGATTGTTTACAATTCCTCTTTTGCTTATCCTTTTGATGAAACGCTCCAACAGGGAGCTCGTCAGGTCGCAATGGCCAATGACCGGATCAAATGGGAAAGTACCAAAGTCTTGGATTTCGGTGTAGATATCGGTTTATGGAATAACAAATTGACCGCTTCTTTTGATTGGTATAACAAAGTAACATCCGATATTTTATCCGCATCCACGGCTTTCCCTTCTTATATTGGGCTGACTGCACCGACCGTAAACTATGGTGAATTGCGTAACAGAGGTATAGAGCTCGGTCTTCAGTACCGTGATAAAATTGGAGCGGTATCGCTGACCCTCAATGGAAATATTCAGGCCAATCGCAACAAGGTGATGAAATATGGAGCCGAACGTATCTCGGGCAATACCATTATCCGGGAAGGTTTACCTTATGGTAGTTTTTACCTTTTGGAGAACACGGGCATATTCCGTTCGAAGGAGGAGGTGGCAGCTTCTCCAGTGCAACAGATTCCGGCGCAACCAGGTTATCTGAAATTTGCTGACGTTAATGGAGATAAAGTTGTGGACAATAATGATCGAATTGTCGTGCCCGGAGCGTATCCAGATTTCGATTATTCCTTTAATGCGACGGCTGTTTGGAAGAATTTTGATTTTACAGCCTTTTTCTTTGGTTCCCAGGGACAAAAAATATTTGTGAGTGAGTGGGGAATCGTGCCCTTTAGGCAAGGCGGAACGTTCACTCGCGACTGGATGAACGCTTGGACTCCAGAGAATCCGAATGCATCGCTTCCAATAGTGGGTGCTGAAAATACGCCTGCGGCAAATAACGTACGGACTGCATCGACTTTCTTTTTAAAAGATGGATCCTTCTTGCGTCTAAAAAATATTCAGGTAGGTTATGCTATTCCACAAAGCACCTTATCCAAAGCTGGTATTTCTGGCCTTCGCATTTATTTTGCGGCGGATAACCTGCTCACATTCTCCAAGTTCCCCGGTTTAGATCCCGAACGTGGCGTTTCGTCAAGCGGTGGTGCAACATCAGGGCGTTATGTGACTCATCCTCAGAATAAAGTATTCGCATTTGGAGCGAGCATCACATTCTAA